From a region of the Dunckerocampus dactyliophorus isolate RoL2022-P2 chromosome 20, RoL_Ddac_1.1, whole genome shotgun sequence genome:
- the slc39a7 gene encoding zinc transporter Slc39a7, producing MGCRHVLAVTLTTSAVLLLLTSRLCDAHGHSHDDHGHTHGHHHHHGHTHGEHHGHSHGPEVKMYHGASKWSAEANLSPGEEAEEDHWHDHGHAHNHDHGHAHDHDHGHAHDHDHGHAHDHDHGHAHDHDHGHAHDHDHGHAHDHDHGHAHDHDHGHAHDHNHGHAHDHGHDNVVYEDKSEDGNRPGWLRSDAEKRTMTELWMQAVGATLLISAAPFLILFLIPVQSNSDQHQNLLKVLLSFASGGLLGDAFLHLIPHALEPHSHHGDHDDHGDPHDHGHSHGAAHDHMMSVGLWVLGGIIAFLVVEKFVRLLKGGHSHSHSHGHNSKEKDSDGEEEKVKESKGKAAPKKKKSADIKVSGYLNLAADFTHNFTDGLAIGASFLVGPTVGAITTITILLHEVPHEIGDFAILVQSGCTKRKAMCLQLVTALGALAGTACSLLAEGVGAAATAWILPFTAGGFVYIATVTVLPELLAGRSSFGQSVMEIFALLFGVSMMVLIAEYE from the exons ATGGGGTGTCGACATGTGCTGGCGGTGACACTGACCACATCGGCAGTACTGCTGCTGCTCACCTCCCGTCTATGCGACGCTCACGGCCACTCGCACGACGACCATGGCCACACCCATGGCCACCATCACCATCACGGCCACACCCATGGAGAGCACCACGGCCACTCTCACGGCCCGGAGGTGAAGATGTACCACGGTGCCAGCAAGTGGAGCGCCGAGGCCAACCTGTCACCaggggaggaggcggaggaagACCACTGGCACGACCATGGGCATGCACACAACCACGACCATGGGCATGCACACGACCACGACCATGGGCATGCACACGACCACGACCATGGGCATGCACACGACCACGACCATGGGCATGCACACGACCACGACCATGGGCATGCACACGACCACGACCATGGGCATGCACACGACCACGACCATGGGCATGCACACGACCACGACCATGGGCATGCACACGACCACAACCATGGGCATGCACACGACCATGGTCATGACAATGTTGTTTATGAGGACAAGAGCGAAGATGGGAACAGGCCTGGATGGCTTAGGAGTGATGCAGAGAAGAGGACCATGACAGAACTGTGGATGCAG GCCGTGGGCGCCACGCTGCTAATCAGCGCCGCACCTTTCCTCATCCTCTTCCTAATCCCGGTTCAGTCCAACAGCGACCAGCACCAGAACCTGCTGAAGGTGCTGCTGAGCTTCGCGTCGGGCGGCCTGCTGGGCGACGCCTTCCTCCACCTCATACCGCATGCTCTCG AGCCACACTCCCACCACGGCGACCACGACGATCACGGAGACCCGCACGACCACGGCCACTCTCACG GCGCCGCCCACGATCACATGATGTCAGTCGGCCTGTGGGTTCTCGGCGGCATCATCGCCTTTCTGGTTGTGGAGAAGTTTGTGCGTTTGCTGAAGGGAGGACACTCGCATTCGCATTCACACGGCCACA ACAGCAAGGAAAAGGACAGTGACGGAGAGGAGGAGAAAGTAAAAGAAAGCAAAGGCAAAGCggcaccaaagaagaagaagagtgcAG ACATCAAGGTGTCGGGCTACCTCAACCTGGCAGCCGACTTCACTCACAACTTTACAGACGGCCTGGCCATCGGCGCGTCCTTCCTGGTGGGCCCAACGGTGGGCGCCATCACCACGATCACCATCCTGCTGCACGAGGTCCCGCACGAGATCGGAGACTTTGCCATTCTGGTCCAGTCTGGCTGCACCAAGAGAAAG GCCATGTGTCTGCAGCTGGTCACGGCCTTGGGAGCTCTGGCCGGCACCGCCTGCTCGCTGTTGGCGGAAGGCGTAGGCGCTGCCGCCACCGCCTGGATCCTGCCTTTCACCGCTGGCGGCTTTGTCTACATCGCCACGGTAACAGTGCTTCCGGAACTGCTGGCAGGTCGCTCCAGCTTCGGCCAGTCTGTGATGGAGATTTTTGCCCTGCTGTTCGGCGTGAGCATGATGGTTCTGATTGCCGAGTACGAGTGA
- the LOC129172803 gene encoding C3a anaphylatoxin chemotactic receptor-like isoform X1 has product MLEGAHRGVAEGNNLAPVTMHPTSLALLNSSWSGPLVKAGGANMDTLSVVLYTLTILLGIPGNSIVIWVAGFKLKPNVLNVWLVNLAIADHIFCLTRIFSLVKKLFLDHWPFGVFICKFNGFFKYANMFCSVFLLAVISVDRALCVWRPVFTRRYRTVWAAKVVAVCVWAAAVLFSAPYFFYRQVYPDAKNLSKCSVEEVQEKDTRMVLYFIRFLCGFLVPFLVILCCYILAGVGIRRTRLSGKSRPLHIVALLVVAFFLCWAPYHGLLLLRMVDSSSHVVKFWLPAAKGMAYFNSCVNPLLYFFVGLKFRGRSRQSLEGVYRNALAGDVTSQTKEDSLEGGALAEC; this is encoded by the exons ATGCTGGAAGGCGCACATCGAGGTGTAGCGGAaggtaacaatctggcaccg GTGACGATGCATCCTACGTCTCTGGCGCTCCTCAACTCCTCCTGGAGCGGCCCTCTGGTGAAGGCTGGCGGTGCCAACATGGACACACTCTCTGTCGTTCTCTACACGCTGACCATCCTGCTGGGCATCCCGGGAAATTCCATCGTGATCTGGGTGGCAGGCTTCAAGCTCAAG CCAAACGTCCTCAACGTGTGGTTGGTCAATCTGGCCATCGCAGACCATATCTTCTGCTTGACCCGAATCTTTTCCCTGGTGAAGAAGCTCTTCCTGGACCACTGGCCCTTCGGCGTCTTCATCTGCAAGTTCAACGGCTTCTTCAAGTACGCTAACATGTTTTGCTCCGTCTTCCTGCTGGCGGTGATCAGCGTGGACCGAGCGCTCTGCGTCTGGCGGCCGGTCTTTACCAGGCGCTACCGCACCGTGTGGGCCGCCAAGGTGGTggccgtgtgcgtgtgggcggCTGCCGTCCTCTTCAGCGCACCGTACTTCTTCTACCGCCAGGTCTACCCGGATGCCAAGAACCTGAGCAAGTGCTCAGTGGAGGAGGTGCAGGAGAAAGACACCAGAATGGTGCTCTACTTCATCCGCTTCCTGTGCGGCTTCCTGGTGCCCTTCCTGGTCATCCTCTGCTGTTACATCTTGGCCGGGGTGGGCATCCGTCGCACCCGGCTCTCGGGGAAGTCCCGCCCCCTGCACATAGTGGCCCTGCTGGTCGTCGCGTTCTTCCTGTGCTGGGCGCCGTACCACGGCCTGCTGCTGCTCAGGATGGTGGACAGCTCCAGTCATGTGGTGAAGTTCTGGCTCCCCGCAGCGAAGGGCATGGCCTACTTCAACAGCTGCGTCAACCCGCTCCTCTACTTCTTTGTGGGGCTCAAGTTCAGAGGGCGGTCCAGGCAGTCCCTGGAGGGGGTGTACAGGAACGCACTGGCCGGCGACGTCACGAGCCAAACCAAAGAAGACTCATTGGAGGGAGGGGCCTTGGCTGAATGCTAA
- the LOC129172803 gene encoding C3a anaphylatoxin chemotactic receptor-like isoform X2 — protein sequence MHPTSLALLNSSWSGPLVKAGGANMDTLSVVLYTLTILLGIPGNSIVIWVAGFKLKPNVLNVWLVNLAIADHIFCLTRIFSLVKKLFLDHWPFGVFICKFNGFFKYANMFCSVFLLAVISVDRALCVWRPVFTRRYRTVWAAKVVAVCVWAAAVLFSAPYFFYRQVYPDAKNLSKCSVEEVQEKDTRMVLYFIRFLCGFLVPFLVILCCYILAGVGIRRTRLSGKSRPLHIVALLVVAFFLCWAPYHGLLLLRMVDSSSHVVKFWLPAAKGMAYFNSCVNPLLYFFVGLKFRGRSRQSLEGVYRNALAGDVTSQTKEDSLEGGALAEC from the exons ATGCATCCTACGTCTCTGGCGCTCCTCAACTCCTCCTGGAGCGGCCCTCTGGTGAAGGCTGGCGGTGCCAACATGGACACACTCTCTGTCGTTCTCTACACGCTGACCATCCTGCTGGGCATCCCGGGAAATTCCATCGTGATCTGGGTGGCAGGCTTCAAGCTCAAG CCAAACGTCCTCAACGTGTGGTTGGTCAATCTGGCCATCGCAGACCATATCTTCTGCTTGACCCGAATCTTTTCCCTGGTGAAGAAGCTCTTCCTGGACCACTGGCCCTTCGGCGTCTTCATCTGCAAGTTCAACGGCTTCTTCAAGTACGCTAACATGTTTTGCTCCGTCTTCCTGCTGGCGGTGATCAGCGTGGACCGAGCGCTCTGCGTCTGGCGGCCGGTCTTTACCAGGCGCTACCGCACCGTGTGGGCCGCCAAGGTGGTggccgtgtgcgtgtgggcggCTGCCGTCCTCTTCAGCGCACCGTACTTCTTCTACCGCCAGGTCTACCCGGATGCCAAGAACCTGAGCAAGTGCTCAGTGGAGGAGGTGCAGGAGAAAGACACCAGAATGGTGCTCTACTTCATCCGCTTCCTGTGCGGCTTCCTGGTGCCCTTCCTGGTCATCCTCTGCTGTTACATCTTGGCCGGGGTGGGCATCCGTCGCACCCGGCTCTCGGGGAAGTCCCGCCCCCTGCACATAGTGGCCCTGCTGGTCGTCGCGTTCTTCCTGTGCTGGGCGCCGTACCACGGCCTGCTGCTGCTCAGGATGGTGGACAGCTCCAGTCATGTGGTGAAGTTCTGGCTCCCCGCAGCGAAGGGCATGGCCTACTTCAACAGCTGCGTCAACCCGCTCCTCTACTTCTTTGTGGGGCTCAAGTTCAGAGGGCGGTCCAGGCAGTCCCTGGAGGGGGTGTACAGGAACGCACTGGCCGGCGACGTCACGAGCCAAACCAAAGAAGACTCATTGGAGGGAGGGGCCTTGGCTGAATGCTAA